Proteins encoded within one genomic window of Argiope bruennichi chromosome 7, qqArgBrue1.1, whole genome shotgun sequence:
- the LOC129975500 gene encoding ctenidin-1-like, translated as MLSKWSCAVVLTLSVIVGVALTKKKSPQIENNSPPKSSSGSSSSSSSSTTTRKPPITIIDDIDDLLVQATGWGGGGNGGGGGGWPSPGGNGKGGGGGGQSLQVQAIPVQISIMPSMMNGGNGKGGGGGGGWPAPSGGGWPSGNGKGGGGGGGGGWSMNGGGDKAKGGGGGKFIKFCEDVQ; from the exons ATGCTATCGAAG tgGTCATGTGCTGTTGTTCTGACACTATCAGTTATTGTTGGTGTGGCTTTGACAAAAAAGAAGAGCCCTCAGATCGAAAACAACTCACCTCCCAAAAGCTCGAGTGGATCGAGTAGCAGCAGCAGTAGCAGTACCACCACCAGAAAGCCACCAATTACAATAATCGACGACATTGATGACTTGTTGGTGCAGGCCACCGGATGGGGTGGTGGAGGAAacggaggaggaggaggagggtGGCCAAGCCCCGGTGGAAATGGCAAAGGAGGAGGTGGAGGag GTCAGTCACTGCAAGTGCAGGCGATTCCAGTGCAGATTAGCATCATGCCATCGATGATGAATGGAGGGAATGGCAAAGGGGGAGGTGGGGGAGGAGGCTGGCCTGCTCCCAGTGGAGGAGGATGGCCCAGTGGCAACGGAAAAGGAGGTGGTGGAGGAGGAGGAGGCGGATGGTCCATGAATGGCGGAGGAGACAAAGCAAAAGGAGGTGGAGGaggtaaatttataaaattttgcgaAGATGTTCAGTAG